In Toxoplasma gondii ME49 chromosome VIII, whole genome shotgun sequence, a single genomic region encodes these proteins:
- a CDS encoding hypothetical protein (encoded by transcript TGME49_231880) encodes MARKRNSRSKRNADGEQRETPQAAAEEEQPQSTQAVTEEEQPKTTPVVPEEEQPKTIPAVTEEEQPQSTQAVTEEEQPKTSRAVTEEEQPKTSPVVTEEEQPKTTPVVTEVEQPKTASGLSASVESSADASDRPSEQEGGTSKETESVTASPRDARSAASQKEKTSLSCAGSPRAGSPAVRASPVTSPQTGLLSPRGEPPSTRLSDYLLLSPTTEKAEGAHSSGVRTPTKPTTSTPEERVGDDLSVGRYSDVLGHHLPQTSFEATLPWTRTEYTCGLCAPSSTFILPTSTPIKADLTRYEGPDCKLITIRTRRYPAHQASFVDQVNIAQDRRSLWEMGKAVFSKEGFKFADARGVWNLVREVKRGCLEPGYYPVVEVHHGGRKVRKQRVPPAVDLYH; translated from the exons ATGgcgcggaagagaaactcTCGCTCCAAGAGGAACGCCGATGGCGAGCAGCGTGAGACCCCGCAGGCTGCCGCTGAAGAGGAGCAGCCTCAATCCACTCAGGCTGTCACTGAGGAGGAGCAGCCTAAAACCACCCCAGTTGTCCCTGAAGAGGAGCAGCCTAAAACCATCCCAGCTGTCACTGAAGAGGAGCAGCCTCAATCCACTCAGGCTGTAACTGAGGAGGAGCAGCCTAAAACTTCCCGAGCTGTCACTGAGGAGGAGCAGCCTAAAACCTCCCCAGTTGTCACTGAAGAGGAGCAGCCCAAGACCACCCCAGTTGTCACTGAAGTGGAGCAGCCCAAGACTGCGAGCGGTTTGTCGGCTTCTGTGGAGTCATCTGCGGACGCTTCTGATCGGCCTTCCGAGCAGGAGGGCGGTAcatcgaaggagacagagagtgtCACAGCTTCTCCCAGAGACGCCCGCTCAGCTGCTTCTCAAAAGGAGAAGACCTCCCTGAGTTGCGCTGGCTCCCCGCGTGCAGGGTCTCCAGCGGTTCGCGCCTCGCCAGTCACGTCCCCTCAAACGggcctcctttctccgagAGGAGAGCCTCCGTCGACGCGTCTGTCGGACTATCTCTTGCTGTCAccgacgacagagaaagccgaAGGCGCACACTCATCTGGAGTGAGAACGCCTACAAAGCCGACCACGAGCACGCCGGAAGAAAGGGTGGGCGACGATCTGTCGGTGGGAAGATACTCCGACGTGCTGGGCCATCACTTACCTCAGACCTCCTTCGAGGCGACGCTGCCCTGGACACGAACTGAGTACACCTGCGGACTCTGCGCGCCGTCCTCAACGTTCATTCTACCGACCTCGACGCCGATTAAAGCAGACCTTACCAG ATACGAAGGCCCGGATTGCAAGCTCATTACGATTCGCACGCGGCGATACCCTGCCCACCAAGCTTCTTTCGTTGACCAAGTGAACATCGCTCAAGACCGTCGCAGTCTGTGGGAGATGGGGAAGGCGGTTTTTTCCAAGG AGGGTTTCAAGTTCGCGGATGCACGAGGCGTTTGgaacctggtgagagaggtGAAGCGCGGATGCCTTGAACCAGGATATTACCCCGTTGTTGAGGTTCACCATGGCGGCCGGAAGGTCCGAAAGCAAAGGGTGCCTCCCGCTGTTGATCTCTACCATTAA